A single Cucumis melo cultivar AY chromosome 4, USDA_Cmelo_AY_1.0, whole genome shotgun sequence DNA region contains:
- the LOC103503495 gene encoding BOI-related E3 ubiquitin-protein ligase 1 isoform X2, translated as MAVQAQYPSNVLLLNRNGQEGHDYSLQPQPGGFLDQTHMMFNNNIGSNSRKRGREISTATTTVATPINLSPLQHQPHPPLLVDLAKLHNHQNNVVSTGLRLSSGDHQQNQQQQQQQQHNHNHNLVRQSSSAFLPLLTEDFASNFKRQQEEIDQFLQAQEEQLRRTLAEKRQRHYRALLDAVEESVARRLREREAEVEKATRRNAELEARAAQLSVEAQVWQAKARAQEATAVSLQAQLQQAMSGGGCDGGDGGTVGVEGQADDAESAHIDPERVVISGPSCKACRKRLASMLILPCRHLCLCADCDQVAQTCPLCHSKRSSSVEVYLS; from the exons ATGGCTGTTCAGGCCCAATATCCTTCTAATGTTTTGTTATTGAACAG GAATGGTCAAGAAGGGCATGATTATTCATTACAGCCACAACCAGGGGGGTTTCTTGACCAGACTCATATGATGTTCAACAATAATATAG GAAGCAATTCTCGGAAGAGAGGAAGAGAAATCTCTACTGCTACTACAACCGTCGCGACTCCAATCAATCTATCTCCGTTACAGCACCAGCCTCATCCTCCTCTTCTTGTTGACCTTGCTAAGCTCCATAACCATCAAAACAATGTCGTCTCCACCGGCCTCCGCCTCTCCTCCGGTGATCATCAACAGAACCAACAGCAACAGCAACAGCAACAACATAATCACAACCACAATCTCGTTCGTCAATCATCATCCGCTTTCTTACCGCTATTAACAGAGGATTTCGCCTCAAATTTCAAACGGCAACAAGAAGAAATAGACCAATTCCTTCAAGCGCAG GAAGAGCAACTACGGCGCACATTAGCAGAGAAAAGACAGAGACACTATCGTGCGCTCCTCGATGCGGTGGAGGAATCGGTAGCCAGAAGGTTACGAGAGAGGGAGGCGGAGGTGGAGAAAGCCACGCGCCGAAATGCCGAGTTAGAAGCACGCGCCGCCCAGCTTAGTGTCGAGGCACAGGTCTGGCAAGCAAAGGCTAGGGCACAGGAAGCCACCGCCGTATCTCTACAAGCACAACTGCAACAAGCGATGTCCGGCGGTGGATGCGACGGAGGAGACGGCGGAACCGTGGGCGTGGAAGGACAAGCCGATGACGCGGAGTCGGCTCATATTGACCCGGAACGAGTCGTGATTTCGGGACCGAGTTGCAAAGCGTGTAGAAAACGGTTGGCTTCGATGCTGATTTTGCCGTGCCGTCATCTCTGCCTCTGTGCAGACTGTGACCAAGTGGCTCAGACTTGCCCGTTATGCCATTCCAAACGAAGTTCCAGTGTAGAGGTCTATCTCTCTTAG
- the LOC103503495 gene encoding BOI-related E3 ubiquitin-protein ligase 1 isoform X1 encodes MAVQAQYPSNVLLLNRCVYLHIFYLLFLFLLLSFSKSFNGFFGFFGYDFRNGQEGHDYSLQPQPGGFLDQTHMMFNNNIGSNSRKRGREISTATTTVATPINLSPLQHQPHPPLLVDLAKLHNHQNNVVSTGLRLSSGDHQQNQQQQQQQQHNHNHNLVRQSSSAFLPLLTEDFASNFKRQQEEIDQFLQAQEEQLRRTLAEKRQRHYRALLDAVEESVARRLREREAEVEKATRRNAELEARAAQLSVEAQVWQAKARAQEATAVSLQAQLQQAMSGGGCDGGDGGTVGVEGQADDAESAHIDPERVVISGPSCKACRKRLASMLILPCRHLCLCADCDQVAQTCPLCHSKRSSSVEVYLS; translated from the exons ATGGCTGTTCAGGCCCAATATCCTTCTAATGTTTTGTTATTGAACAGGTGTGTGTATTTACACATTTTCTACTTacttttcttgtttttgttgTTAAGTTTTTCCAAATCCTTTAATGGGTTTTTTGGATTTTTTGGTTATGATTTTAGGAATGGTCAAGAAGGGCATGATTATTCATTACAGCCACAACCAGGGGGGTTTCTTGACCAGACTCATATGATGTTCAACAATAATATAG GAAGCAATTCTCGGAAGAGAGGAAGAGAAATCTCTACTGCTACTACAACCGTCGCGACTCCAATCAATCTATCTCCGTTACAGCACCAGCCTCATCCTCCTCTTCTTGTTGACCTTGCTAAGCTCCATAACCATCAAAACAATGTCGTCTCCACCGGCCTCCGCCTCTCCTCCGGTGATCATCAACAGAACCAACAGCAACAGCAACAGCAACAACATAATCACAACCACAATCTCGTTCGTCAATCATCATCCGCTTTCTTACCGCTATTAACAGAGGATTTCGCCTCAAATTTCAAACGGCAACAAGAAGAAATAGACCAATTCCTTCAAGCGCAG GAAGAGCAACTACGGCGCACATTAGCAGAGAAAAGACAGAGACACTATCGTGCGCTCCTCGATGCGGTGGAGGAATCGGTAGCCAGAAGGTTACGAGAGAGGGAGGCGGAGGTGGAGAAAGCCACGCGCCGAAATGCCGAGTTAGAAGCACGCGCCGCCCAGCTTAGTGTCGAGGCACAGGTCTGGCAAGCAAAGGCTAGGGCACAGGAAGCCACCGCCGTATCTCTACAAGCACAACTGCAACAAGCGATGTCCGGCGGTGGATGCGACGGAGGAGACGGCGGAACCGTGGGCGTGGAAGGACAAGCCGATGACGCGGAGTCGGCTCATATTGACCCGGAACGAGTCGTGATTTCGGGACCGAGTTGCAAAGCGTGTAGAAAACGGTTGGCTTCGATGCTGATTTTGCCGTGCCGTCATCTCTGCCTCTGTGCAGACTGTGACCAAGTGGCTCAGACTTGCCCGTTATGCCATTCCAAACGAAGTTCCAGTGTAGAGGTCTATCTCTCTTAG